The following are from one region of the Candidatus Rokuibacteriota bacterium genome:
- a CDS encoding serine hydrolase domain-containing protein: protein MMAKLDRATPASLDLDPKALDRLLETVTRHIAEGRYPGAQIAMARRGKLALFETIGDARIDPARATASEDTLWLLYSNTKVVTACAVWLLVERGALSFTDRVAEHLPGFEQNGKGDITVIQLLTHQGGFPNAQVPKTVWEDHDLLRKTVCAFTLEWTPGSRVHYHSMAAHWTAAAMIEALTKTDYRDFIRANVIEPLGLGNELFVGLPDAEAGRAVDMHEPAADGGRQVRRADENNPEFRRAGAPSSGGYATARAMVTFYQMMARGGEVNGVRLLSPRMVEYVTRNFTGDRVDGYINMPMHRGLGPHSRGTTETIRGLGSLASPRAFGHGGVGSSYCWADPESGVSFAYLTNSRVPDPWHSQRMDVVSNLAHSAIR, encoded by the coding sequence ATGATGGCGAAGCTCGACCGCGCCACGCCCGCTTCCCTCGACCTCGACCCGAAAGCGCTCGATCGCCTGCTCGAGACCGTGACGCGCCATATCGCCGAAGGGCGCTACCCGGGCGCGCAGATCGCGATGGCCCGCCGGGGTAAGCTGGCCCTGTTCGAGACCATCGGCGACGCCCGCATCGATCCCGCGCGGGCTACGGCGTCGGAGGACACGCTCTGGCTCCTGTACTCGAACACCAAGGTCGTGACGGCCTGCGCCGTCTGGCTCCTGGTCGAGCGCGGGGCGCTCTCGTTCACCGACCGCGTGGCCGAGCACCTGCCGGGCTTCGAGCAGAATGGCAAGGGCGACATCACCGTGATCCAGCTCCTGACGCACCAGGGCGGCTTCCCGAATGCGCAGGTACCCAAGACCGTGTGGGAGGATCACGACCTCCTGCGGAAGACCGTCTGCGCCTTCACGCTCGAATGGACGCCGGGCTCGCGCGTGCACTACCACAGCATGGCGGCCCACTGGACGGCGGCGGCGATGATCGAAGCGCTGACCAAGACCGACTACCGCGACTTCATCCGCGCCAACGTCATCGAGCCGCTGGGGCTTGGCAACGAGCTCTTCGTCGGCCTGCCGGATGCGGAAGCCGGCCGCGCCGTGGACATGCACGAGCCCGCGGCGGATGGCGGCCGGCAGGTCCGCCGCGCGGATGAGAACAATCCCGAGTTCCGCCGCGCGGGCGCGCCGAGCAGCGGCGGCTACGCGACGGCGCGCGCCATGGTGACCTTCTACCAGATGATGGCCCGCGGTGGAGAGGTCAACGGCGTGCGGCTCCTCTCGCCGCGCATGGTCGAGTACGTCACGCGAAACTTCACGGGAGACCGCGTGGACGGCTATATAAACATGCCCATGCACCGGGGCCTCGGCCCCCACTCGCGCGGGACGACGGAGACCATCCGCGGGCTGGGCTCGCTGGCCTCGCCGCGTGCCTTCGGCCACGGTGGAGTCGGCTCGTCGTATTGCTGGGCCGATCCCGAGTCGGGCGTCTCGTTCGCCTACCTGACCAATAGCCGCGTGCCGGATCCCTGGCACAGCCAGCGGATGGACGTCGTGTCGAACCTCGCCCACTCGGCGATCCGGTAA
- a CDS encoding tripartite tricarboxylate transporter substrate binding protein, which produces MTWIRTVIVLVAALVLLSPLAAEAQDYPTKPIEIVVPFTPGGGTDLIARLLADYMGKKWGQPILVANKPGGGGIIGARAALKDSRPDGYTVLIDIHTTSSMHIGAWKTPQLTLADRKYAARIVRDPMVFAVKVDAQWKSFKELSDWVKAHPDQLIWSSVGPSGPSRYTAFDWFTQIGVDPSKTRMVITEGAADSLTKLAGGHVLLSIHSVAEAHALTTAGKIRLLAVLSPSRVKYLPDVLTAEEQGVMKGVRVQWWAAVAFPSATPDPIVKKWESAIAEMTKDPAFLAGADRINMNIDFLNAADMRAFVEKEVEGYTDMAGKIGIRR; this is translated from the coding sequence ATGACCTGGATTCGCACCGTGATAGTGCTTGTGGCTGCACTCGTGCTCCTGAGCCCCCTGGCCGCCGAGGCGCAGGACTACCCGACCAAGCCCATCGAGATCGTCGTCCCCTTCACCCCCGGCGGGGGAACGGACCTGATCGCCCGCCTCCTCGCCGACTACATGGGGAAGAAGTGGGGGCAGCCGATCCTCGTCGCGAACAAACCCGGTGGCGGCGGGATCATCGGGGCCCGGGCGGCGCTCAAGGACTCCCGCCCCGACGGTTACACGGTCCTCATAGACATCCACACGACCTCTTCGATGCACATCGGCGCGTGGAAGACCCCGCAGCTCACCCTGGCCGACCGGAAGTACGCGGCCCGGATCGTGCGGGACCCGATGGTCTTCGCCGTCAAAGTGGACGCGCAGTGGAAGAGCTTCAAGGAGCTCTCGGACTGGGTGAAGGCTCACCCCGACCAGCTCATCTGGTCCAGTGTCGGACCCTCCGGCCCGTCCCGCTACACGGCCTTCGACTGGTTCACCCAGATCGGCGTGGACCCAAGCAAGACCAGGATGGTCATCACCGAGGGCGCAGCAGACTCGTTGACCAAGCTCGCGGGGGGGCACGTCCTGCTGTCGATCCACTCGGTGGCCGAAGCTCATGCTCTGACGACGGCCGGGAAGATCCGGCTCCTGGCTGTCCTCTCGCCCTCGCGGGTCAAGTACCTCCCCGACGTGCTGACCGCTGAGGAGCAGGGCGTGATGAAGGGGGTACGCGTCCAGTGGTGGGCCGCCGTGGCGTTCCCGTCCGCGACCCCCGACCCCATCGTGAAGAAGTGGGAGTCGGCCATCGCCGAGATGACAAAGGACCCCGCCTTCCTGGCGGGCGCCGACCGGATCAACATGAACATCGATTTCCTGAACGCCGCCGACATGCGCGCCTTCGTGGAGAAGGAGGTCGAGGGCTACACCGACATGGCCGGGAAGATCGGCATCCGCCGGTAG
- a CDS encoding polysaccharide deacetylase gives MADAKATAPAAPRWPGETRAACAFTFDMDAETLWMARDIHEPVALSQGRFGPIEALPSILALLEKADVRASFFIPAWVASHYADAVRAIAAAGHEIGCHGDEHERVSELEPKQEEAILKKSIETLTPFAGRRPLGWRAPSWQLSAKSLDLVAKHGFEYSSNMMDRLVPYLHPEAHGRALVEIPVSWVLDDAPFFMFTGQRSIQAPGPVLQGWITEFDGITEAHGVTNFTFHPQIIGRPSRLACLRELLDHVKHTPRVWTAPLGEIAAHWRTTKQP, from the coding sequence ATGGCAGACGCCAAAGCGACGGCCCCCGCGGCACCCCGGTGGCCCGGCGAGACCCGGGCCGCCTGCGCCTTCACCTTCGACATGGACGCCGAGACGCTGTGGATGGCGCGGGACATCCACGAGCCCGTCGCGCTGTCGCAGGGGCGCTTCGGCCCCATCGAAGCGCTGCCGAGCATCCTGGCGCTGCTGGAGAAGGCCGACGTCCGCGCGTCCTTCTTCATCCCCGCGTGGGTCGCGTCGCACTATGCGGACGCCGTCCGCGCCATCGCGGCGGCGGGGCATGAGATCGGCTGCCACGGTGACGAGCACGAGCGCGTCTCCGAGCTCGAGCCCAAGCAGGAAGAGGCGATTCTCAAGAAGAGCATCGAGACGCTGACGCCCTTCGCGGGGCGCCGTCCGCTCGGCTGGCGCGCGCCGTCTTGGCAGCTCTCCGCGAAGTCGCTCGATCTCGTCGCCAAGCACGGCTTCGAGTACTCCTCGAACATGATGGACCGGCTGGTGCCGTACCTGCACCCGGAGGCCCACGGCCGCGCGCTGGTCGAGATCCCCGTGTCGTGGGTGCTGGACGACGCGCCGTTTTTCATGTTCACGGGCCAGCGGAGCATCCAGGCGCCGGGGCCGGTGCTCCAGGGATGGATCACGGAGTTCGACGGCATCACCGAAGCGCACGGCGTCACCAACTTCACCTTCCACCCGCAGATCATCGGCAGGCCATCGCGCCTGGCGTGCCTGCGGGAGCTGCTCGATCATGTGAAACACACGCCGCGCGTCTGGACCGCGCCGCTCGGCGAGATCGCCGCTCACTGGCGGACCACCAAGCAGCCCTGA
- a CDS encoding LLM class F420-dependent oxidoreductase, whose protein sequence is MRFAIFSSMGNTTWNDVVALWRHAEQTGWDAACVTDHFMPNTPDRVGDMLESWTTLTALAALTKRMRVGTIVSGNTYRHPAVLAKMAANVDIISGGRLICGMGAGWQENEHTAYGMPFYTVGERLQRLDEACQVLNMLWTQERSTFKGKYYQLDDAPLMPKPVQKPRPELMIGGGGEKVTLKIVARWADHWNVWGGPETLATKGKILDGYCAAIGRDPKTILRSAVMVPVLSEDRAEIDKIQQIFMKRMARDEESAKDTLLAGSVAQIQDKLGKLRESGVGLLFIPTMFLGKDQLKPLDTFIEKVAPALRKA, encoded by the coding sequence ATGCGCTTCGCCATTTTCTCCAGCATGGGCAATACCACTTGGAACGACGTCGTCGCGCTCTGGCGCCACGCGGAGCAGACGGGCTGGGACGCGGCATGCGTTACCGACCACTTCATGCCGAACACCCCCGACCGGGTCGGCGACATGCTCGAGAGCTGGACGACGCTCACCGCATTGGCCGCGCTCACCAAGCGGATGCGGGTCGGGACCATCGTCTCGGGCAATACCTACCGCCATCCCGCGGTGCTCGCCAAGATGGCCGCCAACGTGGACATCATCTCGGGCGGCCGTCTCATCTGCGGCATGGGCGCCGGCTGGCAGGAGAACGAGCACACGGCCTACGGCATGCCGTTCTACACGGTGGGCGAGCGGCTCCAGCGCCTCGACGAGGCCTGCCAGGTCTTGAACATGCTCTGGACCCAGGAGCGCTCGACCTTCAAGGGCAAGTACTACCAGCTCGACGACGCGCCACTTATGCCCAAGCCGGTCCAGAAGCCGCGCCCCGAGCTGATGATCGGCGGCGGCGGCGAGAAGGTCACGCTCAAGATCGTCGCGCGCTGGGCCGACCACTGGAACGTCTGGGGCGGCCCGGAGACCCTCGCGACGAAGGGAAAGATCCTCGACGGGTACTGCGCGGCCATCGGGCGCGATCCCAAGACCATCCTGCGCTCGGCCGTCATGGTGCCGGTGCTCAGCGAAGACCGCGCCGAGATCGACAAGATCCAGCAGATTTTCATGAAGCGCATGGCACGCGACGAGGAGTCGGCCAAGGACACCCTGCTCGCGGGCAGCGTCGCCCAGATCCAGGACAAGCTCGGCAAGCTCCGCGAGTCCGGCGTCGGCCTGCTCTTCATCCCGACCATGTTCCTCGGGAAGGACCAGCTCAAGCCGCTCGACACGTTCATAGAGAAAGTCGCTCCCGCTCTCCGCAAGGCGTAG
- a CDS encoding tripartite tricarboxylate transporter permease, which produces MDVLGHLASGFGAALSPTNLMMAALGSLLGTLVGVLPGLGPTAAIAILFPLTTVLAPAPAIIMLAGIYYGAMYGGSTTAILLNIPGEVASVPTCLDGYPMAQQGRGGVALGISAIGSFFAGTLGVVALTFFAPFLADQALRFGPPEYFGLMVLAFTVIASLSGGSLVKGFAMAFLGYFISLIGLGPSTAEPRFTFNWGPLMGGVDLIALIVGLYAISEVFIGLEEERVAITQKIRNVFPRLADLREAFPAILRGTGIGFFLGLLPGCAPGVTVFMAYDVEKKLSKHPERFGKGAIEGVASPESANNATSSAGFIPLLALGIPASAPLAVLLGGLLVYGLQPGPLLFQKNPEFVWTVIASLYVGNVILLILNLPLIGMWVWLTRIPYGILGPVILLLAFIGAYSVRNSMFDVGVSFVCGAIGFFLRRHQWPLAPMLLAFILGPLLEKYLIQSLSMSGGNPLIFFQRGISLALIVAAALLLLTSLALVRYTRRRVKEETAEELAL; this is translated from the coding sequence ATGGACGTCCTGGGCCACCTCGCGAGCGGGTTCGGAGCGGCGCTGTCTCCCACGAATCTGATGATGGCCGCCCTTGGCTCGCTCCTGGGCACGCTGGTCGGCGTTCTGCCGGGGCTCGGCCCGACGGCGGCGATCGCGATCCTCTTCCCGCTGACCACCGTCCTCGCGCCCGCTCCCGCCATCATCATGCTCGCGGGAATCTACTACGGCGCCATGTACGGCGGTTCCACGACCGCCATTCTCCTCAACATCCCGGGCGAGGTGGCGTCGGTCCCGACCTGCCTCGACGGCTACCCAATGGCCCAGCAGGGGCGCGGGGGGGTCGCACTCGGGATCTCCGCCATCGGTTCCTTCTTCGCGGGCACCCTGGGGGTGGTCGCGCTCACCTTCTTCGCGCCGTTCCTCGCGGATCAGGCGCTCAGGTTCGGCCCGCCCGAGTACTTCGGCCTCATGGTTCTCGCCTTCACGGTCATCGCCTCGCTCTCGGGCGGCTCGCTCGTCAAGGGCTTCGCCATGGCGTTCCTCGGCTACTTCATCTCGCTGATCGGGCTGGGGCCGTCCACGGCGGAGCCGCGCTTCACCTTCAACTGGGGGCCGCTCATGGGCGGCGTGGACCTGATCGCCCTCATCGTTGGCCTCTACGCCATCTCCGAGGTCTTCATCGGACTCGAGGAGGAGCGCGTGGCCATCACGCAAAAGATCCGGAATGTCTTCCCGCGCCTCGCCGACCTCCGGGAGGCCTTTCCCGCGATCCTGAGAGGGACGGGCATCGGCTTCTTCTTGGGGCTCCTGCCCGGTTGCGCCCCCGGCGTAACCGTCTTCATGGCCTACGACGTCGAGAAGAAGCTCTCGAAGCATCCCGAGCGCTTCGGCAAGGGCGCCATCGAGGGCGTGGCCTCGCCCGAGTCGGCCAACAACGCAACCTCCTCGGCCGGCTTCATCCCCCTTCTGGCCTTGGGCATCCCCGCCTCGGCGCCGTTGGCCGTTCTGCTCGGCGGGCTCCTCGTGTACGGCCTCCAGCCGGGGCCGCTCCTTTTCCAGAAGAACCCGGAGTTCGTCTGGACCGTCATCGCGAGCCTCTACGTCGGGAACGTGATCCTGCTGATCCTCAACCTCCCCCTGATCGGCATGTGGGTGTGGCTCACGCGGATCCCGTACGGCATCCTGGGGCCCGTGATTCTATTGTTGGCATTTATCGGCGCCTACTCGGTGCGGAACAGCATGTTCGACGTGGGGGTGAGCTTCGTGTGCGGCGCGATCGGTTTCTTTCTTCGGAGGCACCAGTGGCCGCTCGCCCCCATGCTCCTGGCTTTCATCCTGGGCCCGCTCCTCGAGAAGTACCTGATCCAGTCGCTCTCCATGAGCGGCGGGAACCCCCTGATCTTCTTCCAGCGCGGGATCTCCCTCGCGCTGATCGTCGCCGCGGCGCTGTTGCTGCTGACCTCCCTCGCGCTCGTGCGCTACACCCGCCGGCGCGTGAAGGAGGAGACCGCGGAGGAACTGGCGCTCTAG
- a CDS encoding nitroreductase family deazaflavin-dependent oxidoreductase — protein MAAQYQRGLARRAANGLVRMLVRLGLGPARTYLLTVTGRRSGVPRSTPVTLVEEGGRRWLVSPYGEVAWVRNLRATGRATLSHCGRTEAVAVREIKPEEAAAVLKWYVTRVPITRPYFDVRPESDLDAFRAEAPRHPVFAIVG, from the coding sequence GTGGCCGCCCAGTACCAGCGCGGCCTCGCGCGGCGCGCGGCCAACGGGCTCGTTCGCATGCTGGTGCGGCTGGGACTCGGCCCCGCGCGCACGTATCTCTTGACCGTCACGGGGCGGCGGAGCGGCGTGCCCCGCTCCACGCCCGTGACGCTCGTGGAGGAAGGCGGGCGGCGCTGGCTCGTCTCGCCGTACGGCGAGGTCGCCTGGGTGCGAAACCTGCGCGCGACTGGACGGGCTACCCTCTCGCACTGCGGGCGCACCGAGGCGGTCGCGGTGCGTGAGATCAAGCCCGAGGAGGCCGCTGCCGTGCTCAAGTGGTACGTGACGCGCGTGCCGATCACCCGCCCGTATTTCGACGTGAGGCCGGAGTCCGACCTTGACGCCTTCCGCGCCGAGGCGCCGCGGCACCCGGTCTTCGCCATCGTGGGCTGA
- a CDS encoding amidase — MKAFADFEQYDALGLADQVKRGKVSPTELLEAAIERVEARNGAVNAVTMKLYDYGRKTIADGLPDGPFTGVPFLLKDLTASLAGVKMTRGSKFFADAPPPTADSEHVKRLKWAGLVIFGRTNTCELGLSLTCEPQLYGPTKSPWDLTRISGGSSGGAAASVGARMLPMAHGSDGFGSIRVPAACCGIVGLKPTRGRNTLAPYTGEGLGGCSTEHALTLTVRDTAALLDATAGAGPGDPYVAPPPPRSFLADVQAERRPLRIAYTTAAPNGAPVDTEYLKALAETVVLCKDLGHKVQEADPEIDRADVVPTFLTLAAANMVVNLASHPTAGRPARKGEVENVTWGTAQKGEKIAAADYVRATQTMHRLGRQMAAFHAGYDVLLTPGLGTLPPKLGWIDMMLEDVDEYWRRVFTFSPFTVWFNLTGQPALMLPLGRTASGFPIAVQLAGRYGEEGTILSLGAQLEKAHPWFDKKPPIAS, encoded by the coding sequence GTGAAGGCCTTCGCGGACTTCGAGCAGTACGACGCCCTCGGCCTGGCGGATCAGGTCAAGCGCGGCAAGGTCTCGCCCACCGAGCTGCTCGAGGCCGCCATCGAGCGCGTCGAGGCGCGCAACGGCGCGGTCAACGCCGTGACCATGAAGCTCTACGACTACGGCCGCAAGACCATCGCCGACGGCCTGCCCGACGGCCCGTTCACGGGCGTGCCATTTCTCCTCAAGGACCTGACGGCTTCGCTGGCGGGCGTCAAGATGACGCGCGGCTCGAAGTTCTTCGCCGACGCGCCGCCGCCCACGGCCGACAGCGAGCACGTGAAGCGGCTCAAGTGGGCGGGCCTCGTCATCTTCGGCCGCACCAATACCTGCGAGCTCGGGCTCTCGCTGACCTGCGAACCGCAGCTTTACGGCCCGACCAAGAGCCCGTGGGATCTCACGCGTATCTCTGGCGGCTCGAGCGGCGGCGCGGCGGCGTCGGTCGGCGCGCGCATGCTGCCGATGGCGCACGGCTCGGACGGCTTCGGCTCGATCCGCGTCCCCGCGGCCTGCTGCGGCATCGTCGGGCTGAAGCCCACACGCGGGCGCAATACGCTGGCGCCGTATACGGGCGAGGGGCTCGGCGGCTGCTCGACCGAGCACGCGCTGACGCTTACGGTGCGCGACACCGCGGCGCTCCTCGACGCCACCGCCGGCGCGGGCCCCGGCGATCCCTACGTCGCGCCGCCTCCGCCGCGGTCCTTCCTCGCCGACGTCCAGGCCGAGCGCAGGCCGTTACGCATCGCCTACACGACCGCGGCGCCGAACGGCGCTCCCGTCGATACCGAGTATCTGAAAGCCCTCGCCGAGACGGTCGTCCTCTGCAAGGACCTGGGCCACAAGGTCCAAGAGGCCGATCCGGAGATCGACCGCGCGGATGTCGTGCCGACCTTCCTCACGCTGGCCGCCGCCAACATGGTGGTGAACCTCGCGAGCCACCCGACGGCGGGGCGCCCGGCGCGCAAGGGCGAGGTCGAGAACGTCACGTGGGGCACGGCGCAGAAGGGCGAGAAGATCGCCGCCGCCGACTACGTGCGCGCGACGCAGACGATGCACCGCCTCGGCAGGCAGATGGCGGCCTTCCACGCGGGCTACGACGTACTGCTGACGCCGGGCCTCGGCACGCTGCCGCCCAAGCTCGGCTGGATCGACATGATGCTGGAGGACGTGGACGAGTACTGGCGCCGCGTCTTCACCTTCTCGCCCTTCACCGTCTGGTTCAATCTCACCGGCCAGCCGGCGCTGATGCTCCCGCTCGGCCGCACGGCCTCGGGCTTCCCCATCGCGGTCCAGCTGGCAGGGCGCTACGGCGAGGAGGGCACCATCCTCTCGCTGGGCGCCCAGCTCGAGAAAGCGCACCCCTGGTTCGACAAGAAGCCGCCTATCGCGTCCTGA
- a CDS encoding NAD(P)-dependent oxidoreductase, with product MVRRSVLVTGMSGLIGRALRKQLGGRFDLRALNRGAVDGVPCHRADIADLEAIAPAFEGVDTVVHLAADATSPNPPWDSILHNNVTGTYNVYEAARRAKVKRVVFASSGATVSGIEKDKPYSDLVAGRYDGLTSWPMLTHLSPVRPAALYGVSKVWGEALGRQFADTHGLSIICVRIGRVHAEDRPASPRDFSVWCSQRDIVRLIERCVEASEALRYDIFFGTSRNKWGYRDLEHPRAVLGWEPVDAAETYR from the coding sequence ATGGTGAGACGCTCCGTGCTCGTCACCGGGATGAGCGGCCTGATCGGCCGCGCGCTCCGGAAACAGTTGGGAGGCCGCTTCGACCTGCGCGCGCTGAATCGCGGCGCAGTCGATGGTGTCCCCTGCCACCGGGCGGACATCGCGGACCTCGAGGCGATCGCGCCCGCGTTCGAGGGCGTGGACACCGTCGTGCATCTCGCGGCGGATGCCACGAGCCCGAACCCGCCGTGGGACAGCATCCTGCACAACAACGTCACCGGCACCTACAACGTCTACGAAGCCGCGCGGCGTGCCAAGGTCAAGCGCGTGGTCTTCGCGTCGAGCGGCGCAACGGTCAGTGGCATCGAGAAGGACAAGCCGTACAGCGATCTGGTGGCGGGCCGTTACGACGGCCTGACTTCGTGGCCGATGCTGACGCATCTCTCGCCCGTCAGGCCCGCCGCGCTCTATGGCGTCAGCAAGGTCTGGGGCGAGGCGCTCGGCCGCCAGTTCGCCGACACCCACGGGCTGTCGATCATCTGCGTGCGCATCGGGCGCGTGCACGCCGAGGACAGGCCGGCATCGCCGCGCGACTTCTCGGTCTGGTGCAGCCAGCGCGACATCGTGCGCCTCATCGAGCGGTGCGTCGAGGCGTCGGAAGCGCTCCGCTACGACATCTTCTTCGGCACCTCTCGCAACAAGTGGGGCTATCGCGACCTCGAGCACCCGCGTGCCGTCCTGGGCTGGGAGCCCGTGGACGCGGCCGAGACGTATCGCTGA
- a CDS encoding tripartite tricarboxylate transporter TctB family protein, protein MLVLLGILSLWEGWRLHALRTQMVAGAVVGDDTFPFIVGAALVLLGASILFVAKPPRVKVARPSGEPRMRMILGAGVLAAYWVIVPYLGYTGSTALVSTGLFRAMGGYRWPQALLLGGATTGLLYLLFRVWLLQPLPTGLLGL, encoded by the coding sequence ATGCTTGTCCTCCTGGGGATCCTTTCCCTGTGGGAGGGATGGCGGCTCCACGCCCTCAGGACCCAGATGGTAGCCGGCGCCGTCGTGGGGGACGACACCTTCCCGTTTATCGTCGGGGCGGCGCTGGTCCTCCTTGGGGCGAGCATCCTCTTCGTTGCGAAGCCCCCCCGGGTGAAAGTCGCCCGGCCGTCCGGGGAGCCGCGTATGCGAATGATCCTGGGGGCGGGCGTCCTCGCGGCCTACTGGGTCATCGTTCCCTACCTCGGCTACACGGGGAGCACAGCCCTCGTCTCCACGGGGCTCTTCCGCGCGATGGGCGGCTACCGCTGGCCGCAGGCACTCCTGCTCGGGGGCGCGACGACCGGCCTGCTCTACCTCCTGTTCCGGGTGTGGCTTCTCCAGCCTCTCCCGACGGGCCTACTGGGACTCTGA
- a CDS encoding sulfatase-like hydrolase/transferase has translation MAKKPNLIVILIDDLRFDETSASGHPYMKTPHIDRLAHEGAMFENAFHPTPLCSPNRASILTGQYASRHGIIDNVGRDVASYRLDNYHIALQALGYETAHVGKWHMGNDSSPRPGYDHWVSFKGQGKLVDPILWENGGEHQVEGYMTDILNARAVEFVKRKRKQPFALFFAHKAVHPDLAQNASGSIDASSIGGYTLPERHRDLYKGMTYPSRPNMLPLEQVAKDKPALKMMFEMRADPVSRDILAAMDGGTQEEIRKRAAMMASVDEGVGVLLEALEQTRQLDNTCIVFLGDNGFFFGEHGITIERRFAYEEGIRTAFYARYPKRIVAGTKLGQMILTIDIAPTLIELAGGKPGDTIQGRSLVPLMKGRTKKWRRSFLCEYWSEGAWPWIVGMGYKAVRTERWKYIHWTQHQGMAEMYDLEKDPYELQNLAFDPACAKVREAMRKELRKLTAEALGI, from the coding sequence ATGGCCAAGAAACCCAATCTGATTGTGATCCTGATCGACGACCTGCGCTTCGACGAAACCAGCGCCTCGGGCCATCCGTACATGAAAACGCCGCACATCGACCGCCTCGCGCACGAGGGTGCGATGTTCGAAAACGCGTTCCACCCCACGCCGCTGTGCTCGCCGAACCGCGCGTCGATCCTGACCGGCCAGTACGCCTCGCGCCACGGCATCATCGACAACGTCGGGCGCGACGTCGCGAGCTATCGTCTGGACAACTACCACATCGCATTGCAGGCGCTCGGCTATGAAACGGCGCACGTCGGCAAATGGCACATGGGCAACGACTCGAGCCCGCGGCCCGGGTACGACCACTGGGTGAGCTTCAAGGGGCAGGGTAAGCTCGTCGACCCGATCCTCTGGGAGAACGGCGGCGAGCACCAGGTCGAGGGCTACATGACCGATATCCTGAATGCGCGCGCGGTCGAGTTCGTGAAAAGGAAAAGGAAACAGCCGTTCGCGCTGTTCTTCGCGCACAAGGCGGTGCACCCGGACCTCGCGCAGAATGCGAGCGGCAGCATCGACGCGAGCAGCATCGGCGGCTACACCCTGCCAGAGCGCCACAGGGACCTCTACAAGGGCATGACCTATCCGAGCCGGCCGAACATGCTGCCGCTCGAGCAGGTGGCGAAGGACAAGCCGGCGCTGAAGATGATGTTCGAGATGCGCGCGGACCCGGTATCGCGCGACATCCTCGCCGCGATGGACGGCGGCACGCAGGAGGAGATACGGAAGCGCGCCGCGATGATGGCCTCGGTGGACGAGGGCGTGGGCGTGCTGCTCGAGGCGCTCGAGCAGACCAGGCAGCTCGACAACACCTGCATCGTCTTCCTCGGCGACAACGGCTTTTTCTTCGGCGAGCACGGGATCACGATTGAGCGCCGCTTCGCCTACGAGGAGGGCATCCGCACCGCGTTCTACGCGCGCTATCCGAAGCGGATCGTTGCGGGCACGAAGCTCGGCCAGATGATCCTGACGATCGACATCGCGCCGACGCTGATCGAGCTCGCCGGCGGCAAGCCCGGCGACACCATTCAGGGCCGCTCGCTGGTGCCGCTGATGAAAGGCAGGACGAAGAAATGGCGCCGGTCCTTCCTGTGCGAGTACTGGAGCGAGGGCGCCTGGCCGTGGATCGTCGGCATGGGCTACAAGGCGGTGCGCACCGAGCGCTGGAAGTACATCCACTGGACCCAGCACCAAGGCATGGCCGAGATGTACGACTTGGAGAAGGACCCCTATGAGCTCCAGAACCTCGCTTTCGATCCCGCTTGCGCGAAGGTGCGCGAGGCGATGAGGAAGGAACTGAGAAAGCTCACGGCCGAGGCCCTGGGCATCTGA